The Deltaproteobacteria bacterium genomic interval TTCTTCCGGCCCTTTCCAATGATGTGACGGTTCCTTTGCCTGCCGACTACCGCAACATTCAGCTCATAGATCCTGAAAGCTGTGCGCTTCCCTTCCCGCTGCCCGGTGATTGCGGCACTGTCGCTACAGGGGGAATCGATTTTGCGCCTCTTGTGGTGAAGACCATTCCTGCCGGTGTTATGTTCGATACCCTTCTTGGCGATACGGTCAATACGAAGTACACGGTACAGGTCTCTGTCGATGGTTTAAGCCCTGTCGATTTTAACCTCTCTACGGAAGGGGTAAGGCCTGCCGGAGAATATTTACCGCCCTCTCTTCTCATCCGTCACATGGCTATTGTCAATAATGACGGTCAGCTTGTTAATAGCGCCCCTGCCGGAGAAATGCTGGGAGCCAACCTGACGGCCCAGGTTTTTCTCCTTAGCGATGAATACAGCATGGGTCCTGTTTACGGCTGTGTAAAATATGACAATTCGGGCAATTCCTACAATACCGATTGCCGTGATATTATTTCAAGCGGCAAGGTAAAGATTGAGCCTGTTACTAATGCCACGGTAAGCTTCAACCCTGTTCTGCCGGCCGGGGGAGACCAGGTGGTGGGAGCTACACTCAATGCGGGCAGCGGCAGATATGAGGCAAGCTATCAAACGGCTTCCCTTGCCGCTGTCAATACCATTGAAGCTTCAGGTGAGGCACTGGTTGACGTGCCTGTTGTTTATTACAACTCTGATGAGAATAAGGCTATTACCACCGCTTATGAAACGACGGCCGAATCGCTGCCTACACAAGCGGTGACCCTTAAATTGGGCCAGAAAGCCCTCTTTGATGAGGCAACGGGCAGTCCCGTCATTAAAGGTGCCGAGGAGAAGGCTGTTTATAGGGCTTATGGTGTAAAGCTGGGTAAGCTTGATCTTACCACGGAAGTTATCCTCCTTAACGAGGCGGGCTACAATGTCTGGGATGACCTCTTTAGCTATCGCATCGAACCGGTTGACTATGAAGCTGCCGCGGCGGCTATCGATATGTACGAAATCGATGAGACAGGAGAGCGCCGTCTTATGGGCGTCATCCAGAGCGGAACCTCCGGAGATGTTCAGACCGTTCTTACGAGTGGCGCTGCCCGTTTTGATACAAGCAAGACCTACGAAGCACAGGTAGTGCTCAACCGGGGCTCGGCTATCGAGATGAAGGGTGAACTGGTAGAGATCCGGGTTGTCGATGAAGATAGGTTTAGCGGAGCCGTTGATCTTGAAAGGGTGCATCACTTAAGCCGGTTCGATGTAGGAGCGGCCCTGGCGCTTCAAACAGACAGTTTCCAGATATTTGACTTCTCTCTGGCAAAGGATTCGAACGTTACTATCAGGCTGCTCGATGAAAAGATGGTGGAAAAAGATGTTCTTATCGATAAAACCCTCCTGCTTGCCGGTGATCACATGTTCTTAATTGATTTTGCATCAATCAATAAGGCGGGGTTCAGTCCCGGTTCAGCGCCACGCTTTAACGTTCTTCTTGAAATGAGCGCCGCCGATGGAAGTGAAGATAGCTGGAGAGTTCATCCGGGCAGAATGAGAGGACGAACTGACGGGAAGATGCTCGGTCAGACTATCGTTCATGACGTGCTTATCCAGGACGGATCACTTAACCTGTCAAGACAGGATATGGCTTTTGGCGGGCGTGGGCCTCAGCTTGCCTTTTCAAGAAGCTACAATAATCAGGGAAGTCCCGCAGCTTTCAATCCGCTCGGTAACGGCTGGAGCCACAGTCTTGATATGAAACTATGGCCCCTTTCCACGGCTACTCATGTGGGAGGCTTGCCGGGCTGGGTTGTCGGCCTGAAAGGAAAATACTTTGAAGAAAGTGATATTCCTGTTGAGATTGTCAGTCTGAATATGGTGTCTGTCAACGGTACGGTTTTCCAGAAGAATGCCCTTGGCGGGTGGTATGCCGAACGGGGAAGGCACGGCAGCCTGACGGAAGAGACAAATACCTTTGTTTACAGGGCGAAAGACGGAACGAAATATCGCTACCCCGCTACCGCCTGGAGAAAACCTTCGCAGGTGGAAAGCATTGAAGACCGTAACGGCAATATGATGATTTTCAGCTATGACGCCATGGGCAGGCTGGAGCGTGTTGCCGACGCCGTAGGCAGGACTTTATTACTTGAATATGGCTATTTCAGGGGCATGGGCTTCATTGAAAACAGCCGCCTCTTCAGTGTCACCGGACCTGACGGTGTGAAAGTGGCCTTTACTTACGACAGCGAGGGAAATCTCGTCAAGGCCGCCAGGGGTGAGCGTATGGAGACATACGAATACAGGCGCGAACCTGCCATTGCCGGTGCTGAATTTAACCTTGTCAAGTCGACCGACACCAACGGTTACAGTTATGAATATGACTATTACGGCGCCAATGAAGTCGATTCCAACCTGAGGACTTTCACCAAATACCTTAAATCACAGGACGTGGTCAAGGCCGTCCGTTATCCCGACAGCAACGCCGCCTTCTTCCTTTATGATGTAGCCGGTGGAAACAAACGTGTCGTTACCGATCTTGCCGGTAAAGATACAGTCTATACGCTCAATTTCTACGGCAATCCCCTCACCATCGAAGAGCCCCTTGGCAGAACAACGCACATGACCTGGTCTATCGATGAAGGCAAGCCCGATAATGTGATGACTTCCCGAACAGATCCGCTGGGGAAGGTGACCCTCTATGAATACGACGGCAAGGGGAACATAAGCAAAGAGACGGACCCCTACAGTAACAGTATTGTCACCAGCTGGAACCAGGAGTTCAGTCTGCCTGAAAGTCGAACCGACAGGAACGGCGTAGCTGAAAGCTGGACTTATAATACCAGGGGGAACCTGACAAATTACACTGACGGTGACGGAAACAGCGTTAGCTACAGCTACTTTGCCACGGGGGAAAGAAGAAGCATGACCGATGGCCGCAGTAATACAACGAACTATACTTACGACGCCAACGGTAATCCCAACACCGTTACCGGCCCCGAAGGGAGTGTCACCGACTATGACCACGACATCCGCGGCAGGCGCATTGCCCTTACCGATCCGCGGGGTAACAGGACGGAATATACCTATGACGCCCTCGATCAGCCCGATCAGGTTATTTATCCCAATATTACTGACTACAGCCTCCCTGCCGGTTCGACGAATATCGTTGATTACAATTATGATGCAGTGGGCAATCTTTTGAGCGAGACCAACCGCAATGGGCTCACGCTTAATTACAGCTATACGGCACGCAATCAGGTGGCAAGTATTTCGAGAAGCAGCTCTGGGACAAGGTCTTTTGTTTATGACGCCAACGGGAATCTCACCAGTGAGACGGACTGGGGCGGGATAGCTACGGCCCATACCTACGATGCTCTTAACAGGCGTATTACCACAACGAACCGTTTGGCTCACACCATGAGCATGACCTATGACCTGACGGACAATCTCAAGTCGCTCACCGATTATGAAGGCAGAGTGACAACTTATAATTACGATGATCTTGGCCGTCTCACCGAAACAATCCAGCCTGCCCTGGCCAGTCAGGCGGCGGGCACAATTATTAACACCTATTACAACGAGGCCGACGCCGAAAAGAACCTCAAGTCCATTACCGATCAGGAGGGGAATGTTATTCAATTCGCCTACAATGGCCGCTATCTTAAGACCAGCCAGACCAATGCGCTCGGTGACGTGAGCAGCTTTGCCTATGACGCAGCCGGTAATCTTATCAGCCAGACTGATGAGGAAGGCAAGGTAACAAGTTTTGAATACGACAAACAGAACCGCCGTACAAAGGTCATTCAGCCCGGTGGAATTGAGACAGGCTATGCTTATGATAAATCAGGCAATATGACAAGCCTTACCGATCCGCTGGGAAGAGTGACTTCTACGGCCTATGATGCCTGGAACCGGCCATGGCAGGTGACTGACGCTGATGGTTATGTGAGCGCCACATGGTATGACGGTGAAGGGAAGGAAGTTCGTGTTATCGACGGCAACGGTAATGTAAAACGCTTTGTACGCAATTCTCTTGGTCTTGTGGAGAAGGCCATCGATGCCGAGCTTAAGAGCACGCTCTATACCTACGATCTCAACAGTAATGTAACGACCGTCACCGATGCAAGAGGGACGGTAACAGCTACTACTTATGATGCTGAAGACAGGCCGACCAGTGTCGTCGAAGCCGATGGAACAGCGGTTGCCCGGACCAAAACCGTCCTTTATGACAAGATGGGGAATGCCGTCGAAACGACTGACTATAAGGGAAATATCACTAAAACAGCTTATAACGCCCTCAACCTGCCTGAGACAGTAACAGACGCCAATAACAATGCAACGACAACAGAATACGACAGGCGGGGCAAGGTGGTGAGTGTTACCGACCGTCGTAATAATAAAACAACATTTGAATATGACGCTCTCGGTCGTGAGGTGAAGGTGACCGACGCCCTCGGTCAGTTCACGCAAAAGACCTATGACAAGGTGGGTAATGTCAAGTCCTTAACCGACAAGCGGGGCATTATCACTGAAAATACTTATGATGACCTTTATCGACTGATAAATACCAAGCGGGCGGGAATCACTCTCGTTACTAATGAATATGACAACGCGGGTAATGTGACGGCAACGACCGATGCCGAAGGAAACCGGACAGGATATGACTACAACGGGCGTAATCT includes:
- a CDS encoding DUF6531 domain-containing protein; translated protein: MTVPLPADYRNIQLIDPESCALPFPLPGDCGTVATGGIDFAPLVVKTIPAGVMFDTLLGDTVNTKYTVQVSVDGLSPVDFNLSTEGVRPAGEYLPPSLLIRHMAIVNNDGQLVNSAPAGEMLGANLTAQVFLLSDEYSMGPVYGCVKYDNSGNSYNTDCRDIISSGKVKIEPVTNATVSFNPVLPAGGDQVVGATLNAGSGRYEASYQTASLAAVNTIEASGEALVDVPVVYYNSDENKAITTAYETTAESLPTQAVTLKLGQKALFDEATGSPVIKGAEEKAVYRAYGVKLGKLDLTTEVILLNEAGYNVWDDLFSYRIEPVDYEAAAAAIDMYEIDETGERRLMGVIQSGTSGDVQTVLTSGAARFDTSKTYEAQVVLNRGSAIEMKGELVEIRVVDEDRFSGAVDLERVHHLSRFDVGAALALQTDSFQIFDFSLAKDSNVTIRLLDEKMVEKDVLIDKTLLLAGDHMFLIDFASINKAGFSPGSAPRFNVLLEMSAADGSEDSWRVHPGRMRGRTDGKMLGQTIVHDVLIQDGSLNLSRQDMAFGGRGPQLAFSRSYNNQGSPAAFNPLGNGWSHSLDMKLWPLSTATHVGGLPGWVVGLKGKYFEESDIPVEIVSLNMVSVNGTVFQKNALGGWYAERGRHGSLTEETNTFVYRAKDGTKYRYPATAWRKPSQVESIEDRNGNMMIFSYDAMGRLERVADAVGRTLLLEYGYFRGMGFIENSRLFSVTGPDGVKVAFTYDSEGNLVKAARGERMETYEYRREPAIAGAEFNLVKSTDTNGYSYEYDYYGANEVDSNLRTFTKYLKSQDVVKAVRYPDSNAAFFLYDVAGGNKRVVTDLAGKDTVYTLNFYGNPLTIEEPLGRTTHMTWSIDEGKPDNVMTSRTDPLGKVTLYEYDGKGNISKETDPYSNSIVTSWNQEFSLPESRTDRNGVAESWTYNTRGNLTNYTDGDGNSVSYSYFATGERRSMTDGRSNTTNYTYDANGNPNTVTGPEGSVTDYDHDIRGRRIALTDPRGNRTEYTYDALDQPDQVIYPNITDYSLPAGSTNIVDYNYDAVGNLLSETNRNGLTLNYSYTARNQVASISRSSSGTRSFVYDANGNLTSETDWGGIATAHTYDALNRRITTTNRLAHTMSMTYDLTDNLKSLTDYEGRVTTYNYDDLGRLTETIQPALASQAAGTIINTYYNEADAEKNLKSITDQEGNVIQFAYNGRYLKTSQTNALGDVSSFAYDAAGNLISQTDEEGKVTSFEYDKQNRRTKVIQPGGIETGYAYDKSGNMTSLTDPLGRVTSTAYDAWNRPWQVTDADGYVSATWYDGEGKEVRVIDGNGNVKRFVRNSLGLVEKAIDAELKSTLYTYDLNSNVTTVTDARGTVTATTYDAEDRPTSVVEADGTAVARTKTVLYDKMGNAVETTDYKGNITKTAYNALNLPETVTDANNNATTTEYDRRGKVVSVTDRRNNKTTFEYDALGREVKVTDALGQFTQKTYDKVGNVKSLTDKRGIITENTYDDLYRLINTKRAGITLVTNEYDNAGNVTATTDAEGNRTGYDYNGRNLLIASIYADTTTESRTYDGVGNVLTVTDEEGKVTTYTYDKENRETSVTFAGETTSKEYDAVGNLTLITKPLGNTKAMVYDVLNRMTEVSEGGLVTKYAYDKNSNVTFQMDALGRRIKYEYDALNRKVKHIQPGNITTTYGYDAEGNMTAMTDAKGQSFSYVYDKINRQTEASYPDIATPYMTPLKTVTAYDANNNVITVTESKRDVDGNTVTDLTENVYDDFDRLTSSTQRGVAINYAYDNNGNRTSVSTATGTTAYTYDSRNRIETATADTLVTSYGYYVDGKKDTVTYPNGTDVKYTYHPTNRVASIVNKVTADSSVISSYAYEYDSNGNRTSQVEVQNGVTETTSYSYDDLDRMADYTVTDGTDTTLTTYTFEAYNRKTEDISTNGTATASKTYTYDALDRLARVVDSVKGKTISYSYDLNGNMISRIDSLDSAAKMQFEYDALNRLVKTMQVSVVKGLYDYNAGGLRVRHRLSERGDVDYFYDGNSVIEERNAVDSSLLAHYRYADRLLSLNTGAATQYYHHDALGSTVNLTDSVGAVQVSYSLDPWGTIRNQTGSSINRQIFTGQELDEKTGLIYFGARYYDSETARFISQDTYLGEYGTPPSLHRYLFAYSNPTVYIDLLGYASELPPVSEYNYTGYTPEGYIYSQYQEASRGYMNPENALLDRGVYFLLTVATMPVALVEEHVGRPLLNAPNTTYNSAVQAGERSARMGLRIEEEEYLLAVEEGLHVVKHSAEGFDAAAALFVPAAEIARAKSLKPKNSGPEITAEPRNSTNKTESFVRKEIEQVENTVENVATKKSDIPVKYDPEFAAQQILNHKPVTPAGRQITPHAAGRMVNPPKGRNPISATEVDYIVDSADKIKKITDHPEGPTITLQNTKMQGKPQVVVDAETGRRIVTTINPKRKR